A genome region from Pirellulales bacterium includes the following:
- a CDS encoding lactate/malate dehydrogenase family protein, translating to MKVSIIGGGGLVGSCTAFALQTGRVVREIALLDANAEMAAGQALDLLHGATLMADQTITSGGYEQVKDSDLICITAGLRRKPDESRLDLINRNVDLFMSILGQIESAGYRKDAVVLVVSNPVDVLTYLAAQRLRLPSSQVIGLGTQLDTIRFRSLIAERLVAPPTQVSALILGEHGDSMVPIWSSATIGGLPVEKHPRWAPKLVDELFQRTKGSGAEVIKKKGGAGFAVGLAIQEVIESIALDRRRVLPVSSVQEGCYGLRDVALSVPTVVGRAGVLETHEFELWPKEVQALKKSGQVLRQTIDTVLGRIGAAK from the coding sequence ATGAAAGTCAGCATTATTGGCGGCGGCGGATTGGTGGGCTCGTGTACCGCGTTTGCGCTGCAAACCGGACGCGTGGTCCGCGAGATCGCCCTGCTCGACGCCAACGCCGAGATGGCGGCCGGGCAAGCGCTCGACCTGCTGCACGGCGCCACCCTGATGGCCGATCAGACCATCACCTCCGGCGGTTACGAACAGGTGAAGGACAGCGATCTGATTTGCATCACCGCTGGCCTGCGGCGCAAGCCCGACGAGAGCCGGCTCGACTTGATCAATCGCAACGTCGATCTGTTCATGAGCATCCTGGGGCAGATCGAGAGCGCCGGTTACCGCAAAGACGCCGTGGTGCTGGTCGTCTCCAATCCGGTCGACGTGCTGACTTACCTGGCGGCGCAGCGACTGCGGTTGCCGTCGTCGCAGGTGATTGGCCTGGGGACGCAGCTCGACACGATTCGCTTTCGCAGCTTGATCGCCGAGCGGCTCGTCGCGCCGCCGACGCAAGTGAGCGCGCTGATCCTGGGCGAACATGGCGATAGCATGGTTCCGATCTGGTCGAGCGCCACCATCGGTGGCCTGCCGGTGGAGAAGCATCCTCGTTGGGCCCCCAAACTGGTCGACGAGTTGTTTCAGCGGACCAAAGGATCGGGCGCCGAGGTTATCAAGAAGAAGGGAGGCGCTGGCTTTGCCGTGGGACTGGCGATTCAAGAGGTGATCGAATCGATCGCGCTCGATCGCCGGCGCGTGCTGCCGGTCTCCAGCGTGCAAGAAGGGTGCTACGGCCTGCGCGACGTGGCCCTCTCTGTGCCCACCGTGGTAGGCCGGGCCGGAGTGCTGGAGACGCACGAGTTTGAGCTGTGGCCCAAGGAGGTTCAGGCGCTCAAGAAGAGCGGCCAGGTGCTGAGGCAAACCATCGACACCGTGCTAGGCCGCATCGGTGCCGCCAAGTAA
- a CDS encoding EutN/CcmL family microcompartment protein has product MQIAKVIGTVTLARQHPTMQGARLRLAIPQSLANLRGESPEQQEPLVVYDELGAGHGSLIALSEGREAAQPFDPAGKPIDAYNAAILDWVEVGAE; this is encoded by the coding sequence ATGCAAATTGCCAAGGTGATCGGAACAGTGACCCTCGCGCGGCAGCATCCCACGATGCAGGGCGCGCGGCTACGACTGGCGATTCCGCAATCGCTGGCGAACCTGCGCGGCGAGTCGCCCGAGCAGCAAGAGCCGCTGGTGGTGTACGACGAGTTGGGCGCCGGCCACGGCAGCCTGATCGCGCTCAGCGAAGGACGCGAGGCGGCGCAGCCATTCGACCCGGCGGGCAAACCGATCGACGCTTACAACGCGGCAATTCTGGATTGGGTGGAAGTGGGGGCAGAGTGA
- a CDS encoding aldehyde dehydrogenase EutE, giving the protein MQATEELVRSVVQQVLSQLGTAATPVSGRGHAGRFGIFQSVDEAVAAANVAFEQLSERSLEDRKRIIDHVRRISIEQCVELGTMEMEETKIGRLVHKIEKLKTLGEKTPGVEFMRSDVFSGDHGLAVIEHAPFGVIGAITPVTHSLPTITGNAVSMIAGGNTLVVNPHPSGKRVAVEGVRRFNQAIYRDLGIDNLICVIAEPTLESADALFKHRGIHLICVTGGPAVARAAMQSSKRAIVAGPGNPPVVVDETADLDHAARCIIQGASYDNNLLCISEKEVFVVNEVFDRMLAAMDRAGAARLNAREVDALTKVAITQVGEGAHKHDAPSKDFLGQDAAVLARGIGKRVAESTEVLFGETDEHNPFVPVEQMMPFLPFVRCRNVDEAIAKAKQYEHGFRHTALIHSNNVRNMTKMGRAMDTTLFVKNGPCMAALGLGGEGYLSFSIATPTGEGVTTPLTFTRERRCSLIDDLRILGK; this is encoded by the coding sequence ATGCAAGCGACAGAAGAACTGGTACGCAGCGTGGTGCAGCAGGTCCTATCGCAATTGGGGACCGCCGCTACGCCGGTGAGTGGCCGCGGTCACGCCGGGCGGTTTGGCATCTTTCAGAGCGTCGACGAGGCGGTAGCCGCCGCGAATGTCGCCTTCGAGCAACTCTCCGAGCGGTCGCTGGAAGACCGCAAACGAATCATCGACCACGTGCGCCGCATCTCGATCGAGCAATGCGTTGAGCTGGGCACGATGGAGATGGAAGAGACCAAGATCGGCCGACTGGTCCACAAGATCGAAAAGCTCAAGACGCTGGGCGAAAAAACGCCCGGCGTCGAGTTCATGCGCAGCGATGTGTTCAGCGGCGATCATGGGCTGGCGGTGATCGAGCACGCGCCGTTTGGCGTGATTGGCGCCATCACGCCGGTGACGCATTCGCTGCCGACAATCACCGGCAACGCGGTGAGCATGATCGCCGGCGGCAACACGCTGGTGGTGAATCCGCATCCCAGCGGCAAGCGCGTGGCGGTGGAAGGCGTCCGCCGCTTCAACCAGGCGATCTATCGCGACCTGGGGATCGACAACCTGATCTGCGTGATCGCCGAGCCGACGCTCGAATCGGCCGACGCGCTGTTCAAGCATCGCGGCATTCATCTGATCTGCGTCACCGGCGGTCCGGCAGTGGCGCGGGCCGCCATGCAGAGCAGCAAGCGGGCGATCGTGGCCGGTCCCGGCAATCCACCGGTGGTGGTCGACGAAACCGCCGATCTGGACCACGCTGCGCGCTGCATCATCCAGGGGGCGTCGTACGACAACAACCTGCTGTGCATCTCCGAGAAGGAGGTGTTTGTGGTCAATGAAGTGTTCGACCGGATGCTGGCGGCCATGGATCGCGCGGGCGCCGCGCGGCTGAACGCCCGCGAGGTCGACGCGCTGACCAAGGTGGCGATCACGCAAGTCGGCGAAGGTGCGCACAAGCACGATGCCCCCTCCAAGGATTTTTTGGGCCAAGACGCCGCGGTGCTGGCGCGAGGAATCGGCAAGCGCGTGGCCGAGTCGACCGAAGTGCTGTTCGGCGAAACCGACGAGCACAACCCGTTTGTGCCCGTCGAACAGATGATGCCGTTCTTGCCGTTCGTGCGTTGCCGCAACGTCGACGAGGCGATTGCCAAGGCAAAACAGTACGAGCACGGGTTTCGGCACACGGCGCTCATTCACTCGAATAACGTGCGAAACATGACCAAGATGGGGCGGGCGATGGACACCACGCTGTTCGTCAAGAACGGCCCGTGCATGGCGGCGCTGGGGCTAGGGGGCGAAGGGTACCTGTCGTTCTCGATCGCCACGCCGACGGGCGAAGGAGTGACGACGCCACTCACCTTCACGCGCGAGCGGCGCTGCTCGCTGATCGACGACCTGCGGATCCTGGGCAAGTAA
- a CDS encoding EutN/CcmL family microcompartment protein — MQMAQVVGAATATVKHKTMAGTKLLVVQPLMADGASADGNPLLAVDQLGAGRGDRVLITSDGALVQTLLGDTTPVRWSVLGLCDE; from the coding sequence ATGCAGATGGCTCAAGTGGTTGGCGCGGCGACCGCCACGGTAAAGCACAAGACGATGGCCGGGACCAAGCTGTTGGTGGTGCAGCCATTGATGGCCGACGGCGCTTCGGCAGACGGCAATCCGCTGTTGGCGGTCGATCAACTCGGGGCGGGGCGCGGCGACCGGGTGCTGATCACCAGCGACGGCGCCCTGGTGCAAACACTACTGGGCGACACCACGCCGGTGCGCTGGAGCGTATTGGGACTGTGCGACGAATGA